In Thiovibrio frasassiensis, one DNA window encodes the following:
- a CDS encoding EAL domain-containing protein has protein sequence MSLLRQWKATLTVLGTILCLAGMFLFWGIRSRHNDFETRIGAEQHHVQALIDLTTKQTFLPYRLRLHSILTTRPQMVAAFAKGDRAGLLAQCLPLYEVLRQERLSLVNFHFYTPDNRSFLRVHQPEHYGDDLASRPMVVEVNSRHKPLAGYETGRGGFLYRIIQPVFDGETYLGAAEFGFKADRLVERAGALDSVHGAEMALLFDRVRWQGLEHESSPSVQDLGDQVLVQCCDNVFRRLPADFRFPEGSLVPQQIQGRWYVFDTSLALQDFKGETAARVALAIEVTRFVKGFNDFVWVSIILTLVVVLIAFLSLYFTFSLMHRELRATNLSLSSSKAELDRSFAELEKYRHNLEGLIVERTVDLAKINEDLNQEILERTRIEENLRRSEKSLAKAQNIARLGYWEWDVLKNNLVCSEQTYRLFGVGKRERTYSFEGFFQYVHPEDQPHLQVWLNTLLAGDFFGNTEFRIVRPDGVERNIHTEAEVKRDESGRAVQLMGIVQDITEAKHATRQLVLSDNVFENSIEGIVITDAEGVIQRINRAFSEITGYGEQEVIGQNPRVLKSERHEDEFFTGMWRALVEQGQWQGEIWNRRKDGEIYPQWLTITSIRDTYGTIVNYVGVFHDMTEIKMHEEQLRYQAHHDALTGLPNRVLFHDRLGVAMAHARRDANKVAVLFLDLDNFKRINDSLGHTVGDLLLKEVAVRLGHCLRESDSVARYGGDEFIVLLEGVEQEEDVLLAAQRIIDGLAPVVSLQGQDFYLTVSLGIAFYPEDGQDQDTLIKNADTAMYRAKESGKNTYRVFTPAMNKRVTEWLAVENSLRKAVDLQEFFLHYQPKVDLGTGRIVGVEALIRWRREDGEIVSPVDFIPMAEDTGLIVEIGDWVFAQACADLGEILGMGYGIKMSVNLSPRQFRQKDLVGKIRETLEQAGIAPEGLIFEITEGSVMENEGKALALLGGLREIGAGISIDDFGTGYSSLYYLKQLPIGELKIDRRFVKDIMGRGDNVAIVVAIIAMAKSLKMRVVAEGVETVEQLQFLRRHGCDEMQGFLFSKPVAKEALLEMLALGVQLDAAVYRKSQQQPLPFAETAGKQEGAVQAVSP, from the coding sequence ATGTCTTTGTTGCGACAATGGAAAGCCACCTTGACCGTGCTGGGAACAATTCTCTGTCTGGCCGGGATGTTTTTGTTTTGGGGGATCCGGTCTCGGCACAATGATTTTGAAACGCGGATTGGAGCCGAGCAGCACCATGTGCAGGCGCTTATTGATCTGACAACCAAGCAGACCTTCCTCCCTTATCGGTTAAGGCTCCATAGTATACTGACCACCCGTCCCCAAATGGTTGCCGCATTTGCCAAAGGCGACCGGGCCGGGCTGTTGGCCCAATGTCTCCCCCTCTACGAGGTCTTGCGGCAAGAACGGCTCTCCCTTGTCAATTTTCATTTTTATACCCCGGATAACCGCTCTTTCTTGCGGGTGCACCAGCCAGAGCACTATGGTGATGATCTTGCCTCCCGGCCTATGGTTGTTGAGGTAAACAGTAGGCACAAGCCGTTGGCTGGCTACGAAACAGGCCGAGGCGGTTTTTTGTACCGGATCATCCAGCCTGTCTTTGATGGCGAGACCTACCTTGGCGCCGCTGAATTCGGCTTCAAGGCAGACCGTCTTGTGGAACGGGCGGGGGCGCTGGACTCGGTGCATGGGGCGGAGATGGCCCTGCTCTTTGACCGGGTTCGCTGGCAAGGGCTGGAGCATGAGTCATCCCCTTCGGTGCAGGATCTGGGGGACCAGGTCCTGGTGCAGTGCTGTGATAATGTTTTCCGCCGTCTGCCGGCCGATTTTCGCTTCCCGGAAGGAAGTCTCGTCCCGCAACAAATCCAAGGGCGCTGGTATGTCTTTGATACCAGCCTGGCCCTTCAGGATTTCAAGGGAGAGACCGCAGCCCGGGTTGCCCTGGCCATTGAGGTGACCCGGTTTGTTAAGGGGTTCAACGATTTTGTGTGGGTCAGCATCATCTTGACCCTGGTGGTTGTGCTCATAGCCTTTCTCTCCCTCTATTTCACCTTTTCGCTTATGCACCGGGAGCTGCGGGCAACCAATCTGTCTCTTTCTTCTTCCAAGGCCGAACTTGACAGGAGTTTTGCGGAGTTGGAAAAATACCGGCATAATCTTGAGGGGCTCATTGTCGAACGGACAGTGGATCTGGCCAAGATCAATGAGGATCTGAATCAGGAGATTCTTGAACGGACGCGCATCGAAGAAAATCTGCGACGCAGTGAAAAAAGCCTGGCCAAGGCCCAGAATATTGCCCGCCTCGGCTATTGGGAATGGGATGTGCTCAAAAACAATCTCGTCTGTTCGGAGCAGACCTATCGGCTCTTTGGGGTGGGCAAGAGGGAGAGAACCTATAGCTTCGAAGGTTTTTTCCAGTATGTTCATCCCGAAGACCAACCCCATTTGCAGGTTTGGTTGAATACCTTACTGGCAGGCGATTTCTTTGGAAACACGGAATTTCGTATAGTCCGGCCGGATGGGGTTGAGCGGAACATCCACACCGAAGCCGAGGTCAAGCGGGATGAAAGCGGCCGGGCCGTTCAGCTCATGGGGATAGTGCAGGATATCACCGAGGCGAAGCATGCGACCCGGCAGTTGGTGCTCTCGGACAATGTCTTTGAAAACAGCATCGAAGGGATTGTGATCACCGATGCCGAGGGCGTTATCCAGCGGATAAACCGGGCCTTCTCGGAGATCACCGGCTACGGGGAGCAGGAGGTGATCGGTCAGAACCCCAGGGTTTTGAAGTCGGAGCGCCACGAGGACGAATTTTTTACCGGGATGTGGCGCGCTTTGGTGGAACAGGGACAGTGGCAGGGGGAGATCTGGAACCGGCGCAAGGACGGGGAGATCTATCCCCAGTGGTTGACCATCACCTCCATTCGGGACACCTACGGCACCATCGTTAATTATGTCGGCGTGTTTCATGATATGACCGAAATCAAGATGCACGAAGAACAATTGCGCTATCAGGCCCACCACGATGCCCTGACCGGCCTGCCCAACCGGGTGTTGTTCCATGACCGGCTCGGCGTGGCCATGGCCCACGCCCGGCGGGATGCAAACAAGGTGGCGGTTTTGTTTCTCGATCTGGACAATTTCAAGCGGATCAACGACAGCCTGGGGCACACGGTGGGCGATCTCTTGCTCAAGGAGGTCGCGGTTCGGCTTGGTCATTGCCTGCGGGAGAGTGACAGCGTGGCTCGCTACGGTGGGGATGAGTTCATCGTCCTTTTGGAGGGAGTGGAGCAGGAGGAGGATGTGCTGCTGGCCGCGCAAAGAATTATTGATGGCTTGGCTCCGGTGGTCAGCCTCCAGGGGCAGGATTTCTATCTTACCGTTAGTCTGGGTATTGCCTTTTACCCGGAGGACGGGCAGGATCAAGATACCCTGATCAAGAATGCCGATACCGCCATGTACCGCGCCAAGGAAAGCGGCAAGAATACCTATCGGGTTTTCACCCCGGCCATGAACAAGCGGGTAACCGAATGGCTGGCGGTGGAAAACAGCCTGCGCAAGGCCGTGGATCTTCAGGAGTTTTTTCTTCATTACCAGCCCAAGGTGGATCTGGGCACGGGCAGGATTGTCGGGGTGGAGGCTCTTATCCGCTGGCGCCGCGAGGACGGAGAGATAGTCAGTCCGGTGGATTTTATTCCCATGGCCGAAGATACCGGACTCATCGTGGAGATCGGCGACTGGGTCTTTGCCCAGGCCTGTGCCGATCTGGGGGAAATCCTGGGAATGGGCTACGGGATCAAGATGTCGGTGAATCTTTCTCCCCGTCAGTTTCGGCAGAAGGACTTGGTGGGCAAGATCCGGGAGACTCTGGAGCAGGCCGGGATCGCACCGGAGGGTCTGATCTTTGAGATTACCGAGGGCTCGGTCATGGAAAATGAAGGGAAGGCTCTTGCTCTGCTCGGCGGGTTGCGGGAAATAGGGGCAGGGATATCCATCGATGATTTCGGCACCGGCTACTCCTCCCTCTATTACCTCAAGCAACTGCCCATCGGCGAATTGAAGATCGACCGGAGATTTGTCAAGGATATCATGGGCCGGGGTGATAACGTGGCCATTGTCGTGGCCATTATCGCCATGGCCAAGAGTCTGAAAATGCGGGTGGTGGCCGAGGGCGTGGAGACGGTGGAGCAACTGCAGTTTCTCCGCCGGCACGGCTGTGATGAGATGCAGGGATTTCTCTTCAGCAAGCCGGTGGCCAAGGAGGCATTGCTGGAGATGCTTGCCCTTGGCGTGCAGCTTGATGCGGCGGTGTATCGCAAGAGCCAGCAGCAGCCCCTGCCCTTTGCCGAAACGGCGGGGAAGCAGGAGGGCGCTGTTCAAGCCGTATCGCCTTAG
- a CDS encoding glucose-6-phosphate isomerase: protein MEQSAESGKQHDASLYFSRDFNKMASFAELGALARAPYDLTAPDALSPARIRRYRTHAAGFDLLYSTQRVDEPVLAALQKLAEESGAVAQFRLMKKGAVLNRIEGYASEERQVLHTACRDIFAPGSQAPEATEQAKGELVKLADFLTALEAGSIVNAAGEVFTDLIQVGIGGSDLGPRALYLALAAYKFPGRRVHFISNVDPDDAAATLSGLDLSRTLVNVVSKSGSTLETMTNEALVRKAFSEAGLEPERHFLAVTGKGSPMDNPARYLRSFYMFDSIGGRYSATSMVGAVMLGFALGYPQLLEILRGAQAMDLAAEEEDILCNPPLLLALLGIWNHSFLGSETLAILPYSQALVRFTAHLQQCDMESNGKSVTRQGKPLAWKSGPIIWGEPGTNGQHAFYQLIHQGTAIVPVEFIGFRTSQHGSDLMIEQTTSQEKLVANLLAQALALATGQPEDNPNRRFPGNRPSSLLLADRLTPYTMGALLALYEAKVVFQGFIWNINSFDQEGVQLGKRLATRLLAHYAGRRQDPGYSGEESDALGWALLGAAGMLSPERG, encoded by the coding sequence ATGGAGCAGTCAGCCGAATCTGGAAAGCAACACGATGCATCGCTCTATTTTTCTCGTGATTTCAACAAGATGGCTTCTTTTGCGGAGCTTGGGGCGCTTGCCAGGGCACCCTATGACCTGACGGCGCCAGACGCCTTATCTCCTGCGAGAATCCGCCGCTATCGCACCCATGCTGCCGGGTTTGATCTCTTGTATTCCACCCAACGGGTGGACGAACCGGTCCTCGCGGCCCTGCAAAAGCTCGCAGAAGAGAGCGGGGCGGTGGCGCAGTTTCGGCTGATGAAAAAGGGTGCGGTGCTGAACCGGATCGAGGGCTACGCCAGCGAGGAGCGCCAGGTGCTGCACACTGCCTGCCGTGATATCTTTGCCCCAGGCAGTCAGGCGCCTGAGGCGACGGAGCAGGCCAAGGGTGAGTTGGTAAAGCTGGCTGATTTCTTGACGGCCCTGGAAGCGGGAAGCATTGTCAATGCGGCCGGGGAGGTGTTTACTGACCTGATCCAGGTGGGGATCGGCGGGTCCGACCTCGGACCCCGGGCCTTGTATCTGGCCCTGGCCGCTTATAAATTTCCGGGGCGGCGGGTGCATTTCATCAGCAATGTGGACCCGGATGATGCGGCCGCCACCTTGAGCGGTCTTGATCTGTCCAGAACCTTGGTGAATGTGGTGTCGAAAAGCGGTTCCACCCTCGAAACCATGACCAACGAAGCGCTGGTGCGCAAGGCTTTTTCCGAAGCCGGGCTGGAGCCGGAGCGTCATTTCCTTGCGGTTACCGGCAAGGGGTCGCCCATGGACAATCCCGCCCGGTATCTCCGCTCTTTTTATATGTTCGACTCCATCGGCGGGCGCTACAGCGCCACCTCCATGGTTGGCGCTGTGATGCTCGGGTTTGCTTTGGGATACCCGCAGCTTCTCGAGATCCTCCGGGGAGCGCAGGCCATGGATCTGGCGGCGGAAGAAGAGGACATCCTCTGCAATCCCCCCCTGCTCCTGGCCCTGCTGGGCATCTGGAACCATAGCTTCCTCGGGAGCGAAACCCTTGCCATCCTGCCGTACAGTCAGGCGCTTGTTCGTTTTACCGCGCATCTCCAGCAATGCGACATGGAAAGCAACGGCAAGTCCGTGACCAGGCAGGGCAAGCCCCTTGCCTGGAAGAGCGGCCCCATCATCTGGGGCGAACCGGGGACCAATGGCCAGCATGCCTTTTACCAGTTGATCCATCAAGGGACCGCCATTGTTCCCGTCGAGTTCATTGGCTTTCGCACGAGCCAACATGGCTCCGACCTGATGATCGAGCAGACCACCTCCCAGGAAAAATTGGTGGCCAACCTCTTGGCTCAAGCCCTTGCCCTGGCCACCGGCCAGCCGGAGGACAACCCCAACCGGCGTTTCCCCGGAAATCGTCCCAGTTCCCTGCTTCTGGCTGACCGTTTGACCCCCTACACCATGGGCGCTCTTCTGGCGCTCTATGAGGCCAAGGTGGTCTTTCAGGGATTTATCTGGAATATCAACTCCTTTGACCAGGAAGGCGTGCAATTGGGGAAACGACTGGCCACCCGGTTGCTGGCCCATTATGCCGGCCGGCGGCAGGATCCGGGGTACAGTGGCGAAGAGAGTGATGCTCTTGGCTGGGCCTTGCTCGGGGCCGCAGGAATGCTGAGCCCCGAGCGGGGATAA
- a CDS encoding J domain-containing protein — protein METVAAEKDLFRSCEIIFGPELTISREFLDYLQLSGIKSAYRKRAMETHPDRAALENERIRRQRHDLFHSVQEAYENLITFLDAKEKGYCLPPPAPQAQPRRQPSRPAPARPQQAKAKHTASGPRQEAKDGSQTKGSFHNSSSQPSAFWDTESLYQGPLPNRRLLLGHFLYYSGLINWRTIIQALIWQRTERPRLGEIGQRFGLLNETDVVHILRNRPILQPFGQTAMDLGFLSEPQLRMLVTHQKRLQKKFGEFFLEKQILDPNELRALLKQYQEHNAKISGQMHGSAFRR, from the coding sequence ATGGAAACAGTTGCCGCTGAAAAAGACCTCTTTCGCTCCTGCGAGATCATCTTTGGCCCGGAGCTCACCATCTCCCGCGAATTTCTCGACTATCTCCAGCTCTCCGGCATTAAAAGCGCCTACCGCAAGCGGGCCATGGAAACCCATCCCGACCGGGCCGCTCTCGAAAATGAACGGATACGCCGGCAACGTCACGATCTGTTTCATTCCGTGCAAGAGGCGTATGAAAATCTGATCACCTTTCTTGACGCCAAGGAAAAAGGCTACTGCCTGCCTCCCCCTGCCCCCCAAGCGCAACCGCGGAGGCAGCCCTCCCGGCCGGCGCCGGCCAGACCCCAGCAGGCAAAAGCGAAGCATACCGCCTCCGGCCCCCGCCAGGAGGCAAAAGATGGCAGCCAGACAAAGGGGAGTTTTCACAACAGCTCCAGCCAGCCTTCTGCTTTCTGGGATACGGAAAGCCTCTACCAGGGACCCCTGCCGAACCGGCGGTTGCTTCTTGGCCATTTTCTGTACTATTCCGGCCTGATCAACTGGCGGACCATCATCCAGGCCCTTATCTGGCAACGCACGGAACGACCGAGGTTGGGAGAAATCGGCCAGCGTTTCGGCCTGCTCAATGAAACCGATGTGGTCCATATCCTCCGCAACCGTCCCATATTGCAACCCTTTGGCCAGACCGCCATGGACCTCGGCTTTCTTTCCGAGCCGCAGCTCCGGATGCTTGTCACGCACCAGAAACGGCTGCAAAAAAAATTCGGGGAATTCTTTCTTGAAAAACAGATTCTGGACCCCAATGAATTGCGCGCCCTGCTCAAGCAATATCAAGAGCACAACGCCAAAATCTCCGGCCAGATGCACGGATCTGCGTTCCGCCGCTGA
- a CDS encoding M48 family metallopeptidase, with amino-acid sequence MYNNLIYLLVVILILTTGGVPEQPQIPWPVVLLLFCAKGVLFSQLARYFFRRNPDNTAARYLAAEQRLSILAIVFLAVDIFLLEGGYYLSLLPLTKELPILGHLAGIMVFFGYLCLLWLAALPSYKEIFSRALTARSFVAANLKINLAILLPWLIISIFFDLLQLAPFPQMQEFLASPWGEPILMLLSLFGLIFFLPLAIVRLWRCTPLPPGPARQRIEDFCRSQQLRFADILLWPLFEGRMLTAGVIGLNRRFRYLLVTPALLESTTPEEMEAVMAHELGHVKHFHLQLYLFLFLGFGLLTQVSGAPIILLLLSSELFYRLIPLSGKSPETILALASAAILFALMLGYFRFVFGFFMRNFERQADLHAMAAMGHASPLIRVFEKIALLSGNIRDLPSWHHFGLGQRIDYLHRCEKNPAEIARHHRKVHLALLCYTIVILAGGFAAWRMPQDLLGETPKARFAEALIRQKIREQPDKSLWFQVLGDLQYTRNQEHAARTSYEQALRLDPANTEALNNLAWLLLTAQDPALRNPARALPLAEKAAAKEKTPMVLDTLATAHWANGNLQEALALETEALARARMHQDFYLGQMEKFRTSQYSSSTLFPEAGQSSVTP; translated from the coding sequence ATGTATAATAATCTCATCTACCTTTTGGTCGTCATCCTGATTCTTACCACCGGAGGGGTTCCAGAGCAGCCCCAGATCCCATGGCCCGTAGTCCTTTTGCTTTTTTGTGCCAAAGGGGTTCTTTTCAGCCAGTTGGCCCGTTATTTCTTCCGGCGCAATCCCGACAACACCGCAGCCCGCTATCTCGCTGCGGAACAGCGCCTCTCCATCCTGGCCATTGTTTTTCTGGCGGTGGACATCTTCCTGCTGGAAGGGGGCTACTACCTGAGTCTCCTGCCGCTCACCAAAGAGCTCCCGATCCTTGGCCACCTCGCCGGGATCATGGTCTTTTTCGGTTATCTCTGCCTCCTCTGGCTGGCAGCGCTTCCCAGCTACAAGGAAATTTTCAGCAGAGCCCTTACCGCCCGCTCATTTGTGGCGGCAAACCTCAAGATCAATCTCGCCATCCTTCTGCCCTGGCTCATCATCTCCATTTTTTTCGATCTGCTCCAGCTTGCCCCCTTTCCCCAGATGCAAGAATTTCTGGCCTCTCCCTGGGGCGAGCCCATCCTGATGCTGCTCTCTCTCTTCGGCCTGATCTTTTTTCTCCCCCTGGCCATTGTCCGCCTCTGGCGCTGCACCCCGCTCCCGCCGGGCCCAGCACGGCAGCGCATCGAAGATTTCTGCCGCAGCCAGCAATTGCGCTTTGCCGACATTCTGCTTTGGCCGCTCTTTGAGGGCCGCATGCTGACCGCCGGGGTCATCGGCCTCAACCGCCGTTTCCGTTACCTCCTGGTTACCCCTGCCCTGCTCGAATCCACAACCCCGGAAGAGATGGAAGCGGTCATGGCCCATGAACTGGGACATGTCAAACACTTCCATCTCCAGCTCTACCTCTTTCTTTTTCTCGGCTTTGGTCTGCTGACCCAGGTGAGCGGCGCCCCAATCATTTTGCTCCTGCTCAGCTCGGAGCTGTTTTACCGGCTCATCCCGCTGAGCGGGAAATCTCCGGAAACCATCCTCGCTTTGGCGAGCGCCGCCATTCTTTTTGCCCTGATGCTCGGCTATTTCCGTTTCGTCTTTGGCTTTTTCATGCGCAACTTTGAACGACAGGCGGACCTCCATGCCATGGCCGCCATGGGACACGCCTCCCCCCTGATCCGGGTCTTTGAAAAGATCGCCCTGCTCAGCGGCAACATCCGGGACTTACCCAGCTGGCACCATTTCGGCCTGGGACAGCGCATCGACTACTTGCACCGCTGCGAAAAAAATCCCGCCGAGATAGCCCGCCATCACCGCAAGGTTCACCTGGCCTTGCTCTGCTACACCATAGTGATCCTGGCCGGCGGCTTTGCGGCCTGGCGCATGCCCCAAGACCTTCTGGGCGAAACCCCCAAGGCCAGATTCGCCGAGGCCCTGATCCGACAAAAAATCCGCGAACAGCCCGATAAGTCCCTCTGGTTTCAGGTACTGGGAGATCTGCAATACACCCGCAATCAAGAACATGCTGCCCGCACATCTTATGAGCAAGCGCTTCGCCTTGATCCTGCCAATACCGAAGCCCTGAACAATCTGGCCTGGCTCCTCCTCACAGCCCAGGACCCTGCGTTGCGCAACCCGGCAAGAGCCTTGCCCCTCGCGGAGAAAGCCGCCGCCAAAGAAAAAACTCCGATGGTGCTCGATACCCTGGCCACGGCGCACTGGGCAAATGGCAATCTGCAGGAAGCGCTGGCCCTTGAAACAGAAGCGCTTGCCAGGGCAAGGATGCACCAGGACTTTTACCTTGGCCAGATGGAAAAATTCCGCACCAGCCAGTATTCCTCATCCACCCTCTTCCCGGAAGCAGGGCAGAGCTCCGTGACTCCGTGA
- the cobO gene encoding cob(I)yrinic acid a,c-diamide adenosyltransferase, with the protein MAIQGLVIINTGHGKGKSTAAFGQAVRAAGQGLKVCIIQFIKGKTTTGEAKAITTAFPDQIELHLAGTGFTWQQDKETVRKAALAGWQLAREKIVSDGYDLIVLDELTYLITYSLVPEEEILALFQARPKRLHLVITGRDASPGLIAYADLVTEMCAIKHPYQKGIKGQKGIEY; encoded by the coding sequence ATGGCGATACAGGGCTTGGTTATCATCAATACGGGACACGGCAAGGGGAAAAGCACGGCGGCTTTCGGGCAGGCAGTGCGGGCGGCAGGCCAGGGATTAAAGGTCTGCATCATTCAGTTCATCAAAGGGAAGACAACAACCGGCGAGGCGAAAGCCATCACCACCGCCTTTCCCGACCAGATTGAATTGCATCTCGCCGGCACCGGCTTTACCTGGCAGCAGGACAAGGAGACCGTCAGAAAGGCGGCCCTGGCTGGCTGGCAGCTGGCCAGGGAAAAAATTGTCAGCGATGGTTACGACCTGATCGTCCTCGACGAACTCACCTACCTGATCACCTACTCCCTTGTTCCGGAAGAGGAGATCCTCGCCCTGTTCCAGGCGCGACCCAAACGGCTGCATCTGGTTATCACCGGCCGCGATGCCAGCCCGGGGCTCATCGCCTATGCGGACCTGGTTACCGAGATGTGCGCCATAAAACATCCCTACCAGAAAGGGATCAAGGGCCAGAAGGGTATCGAATACTGA
- the hemG gene encoding protoporphyrinogen oxidase: MPEIHEIIIVGAGLSGLSAAHFLGQSVPDQDILILEQDDRPGGAVRSFREEGYLAEWGPHGFLDNNPASRALLRETGLERIAQKAPLGSFVRYVCHGGRLVQLPQKPQALLTTPLLSPLGKLRLLGDLFKKPRLEEQSVGQWAAYRFGPEVLPLVDAAITGTFAGDYERLSIDGVMPGVRALEKEAGSVLKGLLQKKKGAGAGTLPAMTSFPLGMEQLITTLATGANILYHQPVRAITRQDDAWEIQTETKTHRAATVILALPVNAALALLAAHAPPLAALPTASIATVALGFSDTAQVPFGFGYLAPEREKRFAMGALFSTHMFPGRAPQGKVLLEALVGGRRHPERLELSDEVLVGRIYDDLRQLLPLPEPPCFSRVLRGPSAIPQLEMGYPALLAWKDSLEQRLDGLHLCGFGWEGIGMNDMMKTAKTVADRILHRASDKQQQAEVRPVYF, from the coding sequence ATGCCTGAAATACACGAAATAATCATTGTCGGCGCGGGCCTTTCCGGTTTGAGCGCCGCCCATTTCCTGGGCCAAAGCGTGCCGGACCAGGATATCCTCATTCTTGAACAGGATGATCGCCCGGGCGGCGCAGTGCGCTCTTTTCGGGAAGAAGGGTATCTGGCCGAATGGGGGCCGCATGGCTTCCTGGACAACAACCCCGCCAGCCGCGCCCTGCTCCGCGAAACCGGCCTGGAGCGCATTGCCCAAAAAGCCCCCCTCGGCAGCTTTGTCCGCTATGTCTGCCACGGGGGACGCCTGGTGCAACTGCCGCAGAAACCGCAGGCATTGCTGACGACCCCGCTCTTATCTCCGCTGGGAAAATTACGGCTGTTGGGCGATCTTTTCAAAAAGCCGCGTCTCGAAGAGCAAAGCGTCGGACAATGGGCAGCATACCGCTTCGGCCCAGAGGTTTTGCCCCTGGTGGATGCGGCAATCACCGGCACCTTTGCCGGGGATTATGAGCGCCTCAGTATCGATGGCGTGATGCCGGGGGTGCGCGCCCTGGAAAAAGAAGCGGGCTCGGTGCTCAAAGGGCTGCTGCAGAAAAAAAAGGGGGCAGGGGCAGGGACACTGCCGGCCATGACCAGCTTTCCCCTGGGGATGGAACAGCTCATCACCACCCTGGCAACAGGAGCGAACATCCTCTATCACCAGCCGGTACGGGCAATCACCCGCCAAGATGACGCCTGGGAGATCCAGACCGAGACGAAAACCCATCGGGCAGCCACCGTCATTCTCGCCCTGCCGGTCAATGCCGCCCTTGCGCTGTTGGCAGCCCATGCCCCGCCCCTGGCCGCTCTCCCCACGGCCAGCATCGCCACGGTGGCCCTGGGCTTTTCCGACACGGCGCAGGTGCCCTTTGGCTTCGGCTATCTGGCCCCGGAACGGGAAAAGCGCTTCGCCATGGGCGCACTTTTTTCCACCCACATGTTTCCGGGAAGAGCGCCCCAAGGGAAGGTGCTGCTGGAAGCCCTGGTCGGAGGCCGCCGCCATCCCGAACGGCTGGAGCTCTCCGACGAGGTCTTGGTCGGCCGAATCTATGATGATCTCCGCCAACTCCTCCCTCTGCCCGAGCCCCCCTGCTTCAGCCGGGTGCTCCGCGGCCCCAGTGCCATCCCCCAGCTGGAGATGGGCTATCCCGCGCTGCTGGCCTGGAAGGATTCCCTGGAACAACGATTGGACGGCTTACATCTCTGCGGCTTCGGCTGGGAAGGCATCGGCATGAACGACATGATGAAGACGGCCAAGACAGTGGCCGACAGAATATTGCACCGGGCGAGCGACAAACAACAACAGGCCGAGGTCCGGCCGGTTTATTTTTAA
- the dnaA gene encoding chromosomal replication initiator protein DnaA codes for MLWQRVKSVLSKKVSDSDFKLWIEPLQCVHDDAQSVELAGPDPYFCSWVKDNYLGDIQAALQDVGYTGGAVRLSVDTAGNGVPLLPEPEKKQSQLRLPSMPVARSTVRTLHPRYTFDEFMVGESNAMAYAACEAMAGGDSALSPCLFIEAGTGLGKSHLTHAVAHYVTSHSPGTRLHYVTSQQLTSEMVRSIKNNTMDHFKEKYHNQCDVLLMEDVQSLAGRTKTQAELAEALDVLMDCGKRVIFTGAVSPRNIPDIDDGVRSRLSSGLITTINPPDRRTRCLIIERKARNNKLTLSGEIIEFLADRIQGDIRRVESAIIGLKAKASLHKTMPDLDMVKEIVAGIIGQRQELSSVLIRNFVAGQFDVSIEEMQSKARKKTIAFPRQVSMYLARKLTEEALSEIGKAFNRDHSTVVHSIRVITEAIVRSGSIRGQVEHLAERLQNQG; via the coding sequence ATGCTTTGGCAACGAGTTAAGAGTGTTTTGTCGAAGAAAGTATCCGACAGTGATTTCAAGCTGTGGATCGAACCTTTACAATGCGTCCATGACGATGCCCAGAGCGTCGAACTGGCGGGGCCGGACCCGTATTTCTGCTCTTGGGTCAAGGATAACTATCTGGGTGATATTCAGGCCGCCTTGCAGGATGTCGGCTATACCGGCGGGGCGGTGCGCCTTTCCGTGGATACCGCCGGGAATGGGGTGCCGCTCTTGCCGGAACCGGAAAAGAAACAGAGCCAGCTCCGTTTGCCCAGCATGCCGGTGGCGCGCTCCACGGTCCGGACCCTGCACCCGCGTTATACCTTTGACGAATTCATGGTCGGCGAGTCCAACGCCATGGCGTATGCGGCCTGCGAGGCCATGGCCGGCGGCGATTCCGCCTTAAGCCCCTGCCTGTTTATTGAAGCGGGAACGGGCTTGGGCAAAAGCCATCTGACCCATGCGGTGGCTCACTATGTAACGAGCCACTCTCCGGGAACCCGGCTGCATTATGTCACCTCCCAGCAGCTCACCTCGGAAATGGTGCGCAGCATCAAGAATAACACCATGGACCATTTTAAGGAAAAATATCATAACCAGTGTGATGTGCTGCTGATGGAGGATGTGCAATCCCTGGCCGGTCGGACCAAGACCCAGGCCGAGCTTGCCGAGGCCCTTGATGTCCTGATGGATTGCGGCAAAAGGGTGATCTTCACCGGGGCCGTTTCCCCGCGCAATATCCCGGACATCGATGACGGCGTGCGTTCCCGGCTCTCCTCCGGGCTGATTACCACCATCAACCCGCCGGACCGGCGGACCCGTTGCCTGATCATTGAGCGTAAGGCCCGCAACAACAAACTAACGCTCTCCGGGGAGATCATCGAGTTTCTGGCCGACCGGATCCAGGGCGATATCCGTCGGGTGGAAAGCGCCATCATCGGCCTGAAGGCCAAGGCCTCCCTGCATAAAACCATGCCCGACCTGGACATGGTCAAGGAGATCGTCGCCGGGATCATCGGGCAGCGGCAGGAGTTGTCCTCCGTCTTGATCCGTAATTTCGTGGCCGGCCAGTTTGATGTCTCCATCGAAGAGATGCAGTCCAAGGCGAGGAAAAAGACCATCGCCTTTCCGCGGCAGGTTTCCATGTATCTGGCCAGAAAGCTCACCGAAGAGGCCCTGTCCGAGATCGGCAAGGCATTCAACCGGGATCATTCCACGGTGGTGCATTCCATCCGGGTTATTACCGAAGCCATTGTCCGCAGCGGCAGTATTCGGGGGCAGGTTGAACATCTGGCGGAACGTTTGCAAAATCAGGGGTAA